In Streptomyces sp. NBC_00569, a single genomic region encodes these proteins:
- a CDS encoding ABC transporter permease yields MYELFKNLGAWLVDGDQWAGPDGIGHRLAEHLQYSLLATLIAAVIALPLGLLIGHTGRGAFLAINLSSFGRALPTVGLVVLVFLASGLSMWPVYIALVALAVPSIVTNTYAGMSAVDPEVKDAARGQGMRGHQVLFQVELPLAMPLIMTGLRLALIQVVATATIAAYVSFGGLGRYVFDGLAQRDLVQVLGGAVLVAVVAVVLDLALSALQRALFRHRPAKSA; encoded by the coding sequence ATGTACGAGCTCTTCAAGAACCTCGGCGCGTGGCTGGTCGACGGCGACCAGTGGGCGGGCCCCGACGGCATCGGGCACCGCCTCGCCGAGCACCTCCAGTACTCGCTGCTCGCCACGCTCATCGCGGCCGTCATCGCACTGCCGCTCGGCCTGCTCATCGGCCACACCGGGCGCGGCGCGTTCCTCGCGATCAACCTGTCCAGCTTCGGGCGCGCGCTGCCGACCGTCGGCCTGGTCGTCCTCGTCTTCCTGGCGAGCGGCCTGTCCATGTGGCCGGTCTACATCGCTCTCGTGGCCCTCGCGGTCCCGTCGATCGTCACCAACACGTACGCGGGCATGAGCGCCGTCGACCCGGAGGTCAAGGACGCGGCGCGCGGCCAGGGCATGCGCGGCCACCAGGTCCTGTTCCAGGTCGAGCTGCCGCTCGCGATGCCCCTGATCATGACCGGCCTGCGGCTCGCCCTGATCCAGGTCGTCGCCACGGCGACCATCGCCGCGTACGTCTCCTTCGGCGGCCTCGGCCGCTACGTCTTCGACGGGCTCGCCCAGCGCGACCTCGTGCAGGTGCTCGGCGGTGCCGTCCTCGTGGCGGTCGTCGCCGTCGTACTCGACCTCGCGCTCTCGGCACTGCAGCGCGCCCTCTTCCGCCACCGCCCCGCCAAGTCGGCCTAG
- a CDS encoding ABC transporter substrate-binding protein gives MNRRTVIGGLFAAASVPALAACSGGITSLDGQGSGGGGGGSSKNGVTIGTANFTENQVLGYLYAAALEAAGVKTKVRPNLGTREILIPALEGGDIDLLPEYQGALLHYLDPKSKATEEGEMQNALAVALPKGLQILPYGLAEDSDAFVVTRETARKYKLTSLADLANHNGKLVIGAAPEVKKRQVGAVGLKDVYGVEFKEFKSLDSSGPLVKGALKKGDVDVANLFTTDTDIVDNHWVVLTDPKNLVPGQHVVPLVADRKADSTVRKALARLGNVLTTEQLTELNRQVDKDKKDPQDVADAYARQHGISKG, from the coding sequence ATGAACCGCAGGACTGTCATCGGCGGACTGTTCGCCGCAGCCTCCGTCCCCGCGCTCGCCGCGTGCAGCGGCGGCATCACCTCTCTCGACGGCCAGGGCTCGGGCGGCGGGGGCGGCGGCTCCAGCAAGAACGGCGTCACCATCGGCACCGCCAACTTCACCGAGAACCAGGTGCTCGGCTACCTGTACGCGGCCGCCCTCGAAGCGGCCGGCGTGAAGACGAAGGTCCGCCCCAACCTCGGCACCCGCGAGATCCTCATCCCCGCCCTCGAGGGCGGCGACATCGACCTGCTCCCCGAGTACCAGGGCGCCCTCCTGCACTACCTCGACCCGAAGTCGAAGGCCACCGAGGAGGGCGAGATGCAGAACGCCCTCGCCGTCGCCCTGCCCAAGGGCCTGCAGATCCTGCCCTACGGCCTGGCGGAGGACTCCGACGCGTTCGTCGTCACCCGCGAGACGGCCAGGAAGTACAAGCTGACCTCGCTCGCCGACCTGGCGAACCACAACGGCAAGCTCGTCATCGGCGCCGCCCCCGAGGTGAAGAAGCGCCAGGTCGGCGCGGTCGGCCTGAAGGACGTGTACGGCGTCGAGTTCAAGGAGTTCAAGTCCCTCGACTCGTCGGGGCCGCTGGTCAAGGGCGCCCTGAAGAAGGGCGACGTCGACGTGGCGAACCTCTTCACCACCGACACGGACATCGTCGACAACCACTGGGTCGTCCTCACCGACCCCAAGAACCTCGTCCCCGGCCAGCACGTCGTCCCGCTCGTCGCCGACCGCAAGGCCGACTCGACGGTCCGCAAGGCGCTCGCGCGCCTGGGCAACGTACTGACGACGGAGCAGCTCACCGAGCTCAACCGGCAGGTGGACAAGGACAAGAAGGATCCCCAGGACGTCGCCGACGCGTACGCGCGTCAGCACGGGATCAGCAAGGGCTGA
- a CDS encoding purine-cytosine permease family protein, with the protein MAEALVERRSIDVVPDAERHGTAFSQFTLWLGANLQITAVVTGALAVVFGGDVVWSLVGLVVGNLLGGAVMALHSAQGPRLGLPQMIQSRAQFGVRGAVVPLLLVILMYVGFFASGSVLAGQAVGELTHTGDTTGIIVFALVTGVMATVGYRVIHALGRVASIVCAIAFVYLGIRLLDRVDLSALLHDAHFDAPMFLLAISLSASWQLAFGPYVADYSRYLPRTTSAKSTFWWTLSGSAIGSQWSMTFGVLVAATAGAKFLDNQVSYVVGLGGAGIIASFLYFVIALGKLTINVLNTYGGFMSMVTSVSGFRGQKVLSQRARAVYIALIMVAGTAVALVGKDSFLSSFKDFLLFLLTFFTPWSAINLVDYYLISKERYDIPALSDPHGRYGAWRWDALTVYGIGLLAQLPFLATHFYTGPLVEPLGGADISWIVGLVVPAVLYWAVARRNTAHIPERTLREPVAAE; encoded by the coding sequence ATGGCCGAAGCACTCGTGGAGCGGCGCTCCATCGACGTAGTACCCGACGCGGAACGCCACGGCACGGCGTTCTCGCAGTTCACGCTCTGGCTCGGCGCGAACCTGCAGATCACCGCCGTCGTGACGGGCGCGCTCGCCGTCGTCTTCGGCGGTGACGTGGTCTGGTCGCTCGTCGGACTCGTCGTCGGCAACCTGCTGGGCGGCGCCGTCATGGCACTGCACTCGGCACAGGGCCCCAGGCTCGGCCTGCCGCAGATGATCCAGTCCCGCGCCCAGTTCGGTGTGCGCGGCGCGGTCGTCCCGCTGCTCCTGGTGATCCTGATGTACGTCGGGTTCTTCGCCAGCGGCAGCGTGCTCGCCGGGCAGGCCGTCGGCGAGCTCACGCACACCGGGGACACCACGGGCATCATCGTGTTCGCCCTGGTCACCGGGGTGATGGCGACCGTCGGCTACCGCGTCATCCACGCGCTCGGCCGGGTCGCCAGCATCGTGTGCGCGATCGCCTTCGTCTACCTCGGCATCCGGCTCCTGGACCGGGTCGACCTGTCCGCGCTGCTGCACGACGCGCACTTCGACGCCCCGATGTTCCTGCTCGCCATCTCGCTCTCCGCGTCCTGGCAGCTCGCCTTCGGACCGTACGTCGCGGACTACTCGCGCTATCTGCCCCGCACGACGTCGGCGAAGTCCACGTTCTGGTGGACGCTGTCGGGGTCGGCGATCGGCTCGCAGTGGTCGATGACGTTCGGCGTCCTCGTCGCGGCGACGGCGGGCGCGAAGTTCCTCGACAACCAGGTCAGTTACGTGGTCGGCCTCGGCGGCGCCGGGATCATCGCCTCGTTCCTGTACTTCGTGATCGCGCTCGGCAAGCTGACCATCAACGTGCTCAACACGTACGGCGGCTTCATGTCGATGGTGACGAGCGTCAGCGGATTCCGCGGGCAGAAGGTCCTCTCGCAGCGCGCCAGGGCCGTGTACATCGCGCTGATCATGGTCGCGGGCACGGCGGTCGCGCTGGTCGGCAAGGACAGCTTCCTGTCGTCCTTCAAGGACTTCCTGCTGTTCCTGCTGACGTTCTTCACGCCCTGGTCGGCGATCAACCTGGTCGACTACTACCTGATCTCCAAGGAGCGGTACGACATCCCGGCCCTCTCCGACCCGCACGGGCGCTACGGGGCCTGGCGCTGGGACGCGCTCACCGTGTACGGGATCGGGCTCCTCGCGCAGCTCCCGTTCCTCGCCACGCACTTCTACACGGGCCCGCTCGTCGAGCCGCTCGGCGGCGCCGACATCTCCTGGATCGTGGGGCTCGTGGTGCCGGCCGTCCTGTACTGGGCCGTGGCCCGGCGCAACACGGCGCACATCCCCGAGCGGACGCTGCGCGAGCCGGTGGCGGCCGAGTAG
- a CDS encoding roadblock/LC7 domain-containing protein, giving the protein MTAEAEVLEELHRLRARVPRLTGALAAGVDGLVLAHDTPGVEAEGIAALTAAALGVALRMADATGRGDLRELLVRGTHGYVATYAAGPSAVLTLLADDQVSVGRLHLEGRRCGARIGELVADVLTPVEPPAPDRRQPRPSTRQQRLPTRPVPPQSTS; this is encoded by the coding sequence ATGACGGCCGAGGCCGAAGTCCTCGAAGAACTGCACCGGTTGAGAGCCCGCGTGCCCCGCCTCACGGGCGCGCTCGCGGCAGGTGTCGACGGGCTCGTCCTCGCCCACGACACCCCGGGCGTGGAGGCCGAGGGCATCGCCGCGCTCACCGCCGCCGCGCTCGGCGTGGCCCTGCGCATGGCCGACGCGACGGGGCGCGGCGACCTGCGCGAACTCCTCGTGCGCGGCACGCACGGCTATGTGGCCACCTACGCGGCCGGCCCGTCCGCGGTCCTGACGCTGCTCGCGGACGACCAGGTCAGCGTCGGCCGCCTGCACCTGGAGGGCCGCCGCTGCGGGGCGCGCATCGGCGAACTCGTGGCGGACGTCCTGACGCCCGTCGAACCGCCCGCGCCCGACCGGCGCCAGCCCCGGCCGTCAACCCGGCAACAGCGGCTGCCCACCCGCCCCGTACCGCCCCAGTCAACTTCCTGA
- a CDS encoding transcriptional regulator, with amino-acid sequence MLRRLAEERATGALLRDRGTLYLADGQVVHAESPATPGIDVLLTTGGALHPDGWWEAVDAAGTRQRVGRYLVESGRLTDGALELCHLGALYDAAFFALAPSGAPARFRYGAAHWFGTVHPVSVASVEAETLRRRELLHGIWPDAAADTAPLERGGGHSPAVPPRQRAVLALVDGVRTAADISHVLGRPAFHTLVDLRRLAAAGLVRAAAPRPLPPPATPTWAGAASTDPDVALLRRLRDALEAL; translated from the coding sequence ATGCTGCGCCGCCTCGCCGAGGAGCGGGCCACCGGCGCCCTGCTGCGCGACCGCGGCACGCTCTACCTCGCCGACGGACAGGTCGTGCACGCCGAGAGCCCCGCGACGCCCGGCATCGACGTCCTGCTCACCACCGGCGGCGCCCTGCACCCCGACGGCTGGTGGGAGGCCGTCGACGCGGCCGGGACCCGGCAGCGGGTCGGCCGGTACCTCGTGGAGAGCGGCAGGCTCACCGACGGCGCGCTCGAACTGTGCCACCTGGGCGCCCTCTACGACGCGGCGTTCTTCGCACTCGCGCCCAGCGGCGCCCCGGCCCGCTTCCGCTACGGCGCCGCCCACTGGTTCGGCACCGTCCACCCCGTCTCCGTCGCGTCCGTGGAGGCCGAGACGCTGCGCCGGCGCGAGCTGCTGCACGGCATCTGGCCCGACGCCGCCGCCGACACGGCACCCCTCGAGCGGGGCGGCGGCCACAGCCCCGCGGTCCCGCCGCGCCAGCGCGCCGTGCTCGCCCTGGTCGACGGGGTGCGCACCGCGGCCGACATCTCCCACGTCCTCGGCAGGCCCGCCTTCCACACCCTGGTGGACCTGCGCAGGCTCGCCGCCGCCGGCCTCGTACGGGCCGCGGCACCGCGTCCGCTGCCGCCCCCGGCCACGCCCACCTGGGCGGGCGCGGCGTCGACCGACCCCGATGTCGCCCTGTTACGCCGCCTCAGAGACGCGCTGGAGGCCCTGTGA
- the hutU gene encoding urocanate hydratase, translating to MSGPRPVRAPRGTELNTLGWQQEGALRMLMNNLDAEVAEHPDKLVVYGGTGKAARSWEAYDAIVRTLKTLKSDETLLVQSGKPVGVMRTSEWAPRVLLANSNLVGDWANWEEFRKLEAEGLTMYGQMTAGSWIYIGSQGIVQGTYETFGAVARKKFNGTLAGTITLTAGVGGMGGAQPLAVTMNEGVALCVDVDETRIDRRIGTRYLDVKADNLDHALELAVQARDERRGLSIGVVGNAAEIFPELLRREAPIDIVTDQTSAHDPLAYLPVGISVEDWDKEREADPAGFTDKARHSMRLHVEAMIGFLDRGAEVFDYGNSIRDEARKAGCERAFDFPGFVPAHIRPLFEEGLGPFRWAALSGDPEDIAKTDKAIKELFPENKHLHRWIDMAAERIAFEGLPARICWLGYGERHLAGLKFNEMVASGELSAPVAIGRDHLDSGSVASPYRETEAMKDGSDAIADWPLLNALVNTASGASWVSLHHGGGVGMGRSIHAGQVCVADGTELAAQKIERVLTNDPAMGVIRHVDAGYEHAADVAAERGVRVPMREGDDA from the coding sequence ATGTCAGGACCCCGCCCCGTACGAGCCCCGCGCGGTACGGAACTGAACACCCTGGGATGGCAGCAGGAGGGCGCCCTGCGGATGCTCATGAACAACCTCGACGCGGAGGTTGCCGAGCACCCCGACAAGCTGGTCGTCTACGGGGGCACCGGCAAAGCGGCCCGCTCCTGGGAGGCGTACGACGCGATCGTGCGCACGCTCAAGACGCTGAAGTCGGACGAGACCCTCCTCGTGCAGTCCGGCAAGCCGGTCGGTGTCATGCGCACCAGCGAGTGGGCGCCGCGTGTGCTGCTCGCCAACTCCAACCTGGTGGGCGACTGGGCGAACTGGGAGGAGTTCCGCAAGCTGGAGGCCGAGGGCCTGACCATGTACGGCCAGATGACGGCCGGTTCGTGGATCTACATCGGCTCGCAGGGCATCGTCCAGGGCACCTACGAGACCTTCGGCGCCGTCGCCCGCAAGAAGTTCAACGGCACCCTCGCCGGGACCATCACCCTCACCGCCGGCGTCGGCGGCATGGGCGGCGCCCAGCCGCTCGCCGTCACCATGAACGAGGGCGTCGCCCTCTGCGTCGACGTCGACGAGACCCGCATCGACCGCCGCATCGGCACCCGCTACCTGGACGTGAAGGCCGACAACCTGGACCACGCCCTGGAGCTCGCGGTCCAGGCCCGCGACGAGCGCCGCGGCCTGTCCATCGGCGTGGTGGGCAACGCCGCCGAGATCTTCCCGGAGCTGCTGCGCCGCGAGGCCCCGATCGACATCGTCACCGACCAGACCTCCGCCCACGACCCGCTGGCCTACCTGCCCGTCGGCATCTCGGTCGAGGACTGGGACAAGGAGCGCGAGGCCGACCCGGCCGGCTTCACCGACAAGGCGCGCCACTCGATGCGCCTTCACGTCGAGGCCATGATCGGCTTCCTCGACCGCGGCGCCGAGGTCTTCGACTACGGCAACTCCATCCGCGACGAGGCCCGCAAGGCGGGCTGCGAGCGCGCCTTCGACTTCCCCGGCTTCGTTCCGGCGCACATCCGCCCGCTGTTCGAGGAGGGCCTCGGCCCGTTCCGCTGGGCCGCCCTGTCCGGCGACCCGGAGGACATCGCCAAGACGGACAAGGCGATCAAGGAGCTGTTCCCGGAGAACAAGCACCTGCACCGCTGGATCGACATGGCCGCCGAGCGGATCGCCTTCGAAGGCCTGCCCGCGCGCATCTGCTGGCTCGGCTACGGCGAGCGCCACCTGGCCGGTCTGAAGTTCAACGAGATGGTCGCCTCCGGCGAGCTCTCCGCCCCGGTCGCCATCGGCCGTGACCACCTCGACTCCGGCTCGGTCGCCTCCCCGTACCGCGAGACCGAGGCCATGAAGGACGGCTCCGACGCCATCGCCGACTGGCCGCTGCTCAACGCCCTGGTCAACACGGCCTCCGGCGCCTCCTGGGTCTCCCTCCACCACGGCGGCGGTGTCGGCATGGGCCGCTCCATCCACGCCGGCCAGGTCTGCGTCGCCGACGGCACCGAGCTGGCCGCGCAGAAGATCGAGCGCGTCCTCACCAACGACCCGGCGATGGGCGTCATCCGCCACGTCGACGCGGGCTACGAGCACGCGGCCGACGTCGCGGCCGAGCGCGGGGTGCGGGTGCCGATGCGCGAGGGTGACGACGCGTGA
- a CDS encoding allantoate amidohydrolase, translating into MWRDLAPIGRNDGSGGYRRYAWTAADTDCRAWFKDQAESRGLTYELDRNGNQWAWLGDPAAGDAVVTGSHLDSVPDGGAFDGPLGVVSSFAALDELRRRGAEFTRPLALTNFGDEEGARFGLACVGSRLTAGRLTPEQAAQLRDGDGVSLPQAMERAGHDPEAIGPDPERLARIGAFVELHVEQGRALDLSGDAVGIASAIWPHGRWRFDFRGEANHAGTTRLVDRRDPMLSYAQTVLAARREAELAGAVATFGKISVEPNGVNAIPSLVRGWLDSRAADQQTLDTVVTAVEKAAREYADAHGIDLETVRESFTPVVEFDHALRDELGRILGTDDRLTVPVLGTGAGHDAGILADSVPTAMLFVRNPTGVSHSPAEHAAEDDCLAGVSALADVLEGLACR; encoded by the coding sequence ATGTGGCGCGATCTCGCGCCCATCGGCCGCAACGACGGGAGCGGCGGCTACCGCCGCTACGCCTGGACCGCCGCCGACACCGACTGCCGGGCCTGGTTCAAGGACCAGGCCGAGTCCCGCGGCCTGACCTACGAACTCGACCGCAACGGCAACCAGTGGGCCTGGCTCGGCGACCCCGCCGCGGGGGACGCCGTCGTCACGGGCTCCCACCTGGACTCCGTACCGGACGGCGGCGCGTTCGACGGGCCCCTCGGGGTCGTGTCGTCCTTCGCCGCCCTCGACGAACTCCGCCGCAGGGGAGCGGAGTTCACCCGCCCCCTCGCCCTCACCAACTTCGGTGACGAGGAGGGGGCCCGGTTCGGCCTCGCCTGCGTCGGCTCCCGCCTCACCGCGGGCCGGCTCACCCCGGAGCAGGCGGCGCAGCTGCGGGACGGCGACGGCGTCAGCCTCCCGCAGGCCATGGAGCGGGCGGGCCACGACCCGGAGGCGATCGGCCCGGACCCCGAGCGGCTCGCGCGCATCGGCGCCTTCGTCGAGCTGCACGTGGAGCAGGGACGTGCCCTGGACCTGTCCGGCGACGCCGTGGGCATCGCGAGCGCGATCTGGCCGCACGGCCGCTGGCGCTTCGACTTCCGCGGCGAGGCCAACCACGCGGGCACCACGCGTCTCGTGGACCGCCGTGACCCGATGCTGTCGTACGCGCAGACCGTCCTCGCGGCCCGCCGCGAGGCGGAACTCGCGGGCGCCGTCGCCACGTTCGGCAAGATCTCCGTCGAGCCGAACGGCGTCAACGCCATCCCGTCCCTGGTCCGCGGCTGGCTCGACTCCCGCGCCGCCGACCAGCAGACCCTCGACACGGTCGTCACGGCCGTCGAGAAGGCGGCCCGCGAATACGCCGACGCGCACGGCATCGACCTGGAGACCGTGCGCGAGTCGTTCACGCCGGTCGTCGAGTTCGACCACGCGCTGCGCGACGAGCTCGGCCGCATCCTCGGCACCGACGACCGGCTCACCGTCCCGGTGCTCGGCACCGGCGCGGGACACGACGCCGGAATCCTCGCGGACTCCGTGCCGACCGCCATGCTGTTCGTGCGCAACCCCACGGGCGTCTCGCACTCCCCGGCCGAACACGCCGCGGAGGACGACTGCCTCGCCGGGGTGAGCGCACTCGCCGACGTACTGGAGGGCTTGGCGTGCAGGTGA
- a CDS encoding formimidoylglutamate deiminase — protein MQVTYWLEHAWLDPEVEPGVVVEVSRDGRIADVRTGVGTPPPGATVLRGLTVPGLANAHSHAFHRALRSTVQVGSGTFWTWREVMYSVADRLTPDTYHALARAVYAEMALAGISTVGEFHYLHHAPGGTPYDDPNAMGEALIAAAAEAGIRITLLDTAYVSSGFGKEPDRHQRRFSDGTTEAWAERATLLKDRDHARIGAAIHSVRAVPADQLDTVAEWAGTRGAPLHVHLSEQTAENEACLAAHDCTPTRLLADHGVLGPNTTGVHNTHLTDEDIALLGGSGTGTCMCPTTERDLADGIGPAVALQKEGSPLSLGSDSHAVIDLFEEARAMELNERLRTRTRGHWTAAALLRAATADGHAALGWNDAGRIERGALADLTTVALDSVRTAGPVPRLGAETAVFAASAADVRHTVVGGRHIVRDGRHELVGDVPGALAAAIGALRA, from the coding sequence GTGCAGGTGACGTACTGGCTGGAGCATGCCTGGCTCGACCCGGAGGTCGAGCCGGGCGTGGTCGTCGAGGTGTCGCGGGACGGCCGCATCGCGGACGTGCGCACCGGCGTCGGCACCCCGCCCCCCGGCGCGACCGTTCTGCGCGGCCTGACCGTCCCCGGCCTGGCCAACGCCCACAGCCACGCCTTCCACCGCGCCCTGCGCTCCACCGTCCAGGTGGGCTCGGGCACGTTCTGGACGTGGCGCGAGGTCATGTACTCGGTCGCGGACCGGCTGACCCCGGACACGTATCACGCGCTGGCCAGGGCGGTGTACGCGGAGATGGCGCTCGCCGGGATCTCCACCGTCGGCGAGTTCCACTATCTGCACCACGCGCCGGGCGGCACCCCGTACGACGACCCGAACGCGATGGGCGAGGCCCTGATCGCGGCGGCCGCCGAGGCCGGCATCCGCATCACGCTCCTCGACACGGCGTATGTCTCCTCGGGCTTCGGCAAGGAGCCGGACCGCCACCAGCGGCGCTTCTCCGACGGCACCACCGAGGCGTGGGCCGAGCGGGCCACGCTCCTCAAGGACCGCGACCACGCGCGCATCGGCGCGGCGATCCACTCCGTACGGGCCGTCCCCGCGGACCAGCTCGACACGGTCGCCGAGTGGGCGGGCACGCGCGGCGCGCCCCTGCACGTCCACCTCTCCGAGCAGACCGCGGAGAACGAGGCGTGCCTGGCCGCGCACGACTGCACGCCGACCCGGCTCCTCGCGGACCACGGCGTGCTCGGCCCGAACACCACGGGCGTCCACAACACGCACCTCACCGACGAGGACATCGCCCTGCTCGGCGGTTCCGGGACGGGCACGTGCATGTGCCCCACCACGGAACGCGACCTGGCCGACGGCATCGGCCCCGCCGTCGCCCTCCAGAAGGAGGGCTCACCGCTCTCCCTGGGCTCGGACAGCCACGCCGTCATCGACCTCTTCGAAGAGGCGCGGGCGATGGAGCTGAACGAGCGGCTGCGCACGCGGACGCGGGGCCACTGGACGGCGGCGGCGCTGCTGCGCGCCGCCACGGCCGACGGCCACGCGGCGCTCGGCTGGAACGACGCCGGCCGGATCGAACGCGGGGCCCTCGCCGACCTCACGACGGTCGCGCTGGACTCCGTACGGACGGCGGGCCCGGTGCCGCGCCTCGGGGCGGAGACGGCGGTGTTCGCGGCGTCGGCCGCGGATGTGCGGCACACGGTCGTGGGCGGCCGGCACATCGTCCGTGACGGCCGGCACGAGCTGGTCGGAGACGTCCCCGGGGCGCTGGCCGCGGCGATCGGGGCGCTGCGGGCGTAG
- the hutI gene encoding imidazolonepropionase yields the protein MTTTVITNIGSLVTNDPAHGDSPLGLIENAAVVVEGDRIVWVGPQAKAPAADATHDAEGRAVIPGFVDSHSHLVFAGDRTQEFNARMSGRSYSAGGIRTTVAATRAATDAELEANLTHYLAEALRQGTTTFETKSGYGLTTDDEERALRIAARHTDEVTYLGAHIVSPDYADDPAAYVALVTGEMLDACAPHARWVDVFCEKGAFDGDQARAILTAGKARGLHPRVHANQLGHGPGVQLAVELDAASADHCTHLTDADVDALANSGTVATLLPGAEFSTRAEWPDARRLLDAGATVALSTDCNPGSSFTSSVPFCIALAVRDMGMTPDEAIWSATAGGARALRRDDVGRVAPGAYADLALLDAPSHVHLAYRPGVPLVSAVWRRGVRAA from the coding sequence ATGACCACCACCGTCATCACCAACATCGGCTCCCTGGTCACCAACGACCCGGCCCACGGCGACAGCCCGCTCGGGCTCATCGAGAACGCGGCGGTGGTCGTCGAGGGCGACCGGATCGTCTGGGTGGGGCCGCAGGCGAAGGCCCCCGCCGCCGACGCCACCCACGACGCCGAGGGCCGCGCCGTCATCCCCGGCTTCGTCGACTCGCACTCCCACCTGGTGTTCGCGGGCGACCGCACCCAGGAGTTCAACGCCCGTATGTCGGGCCGCAGTTACTCCGCCGGAGGCATCCGCACGACGGTCGCGGCCACCCGCGCCGCCACGGACGCGGAGCTGGAGGCGAACCTCACCCACTACCTCGCCGAGGCGCTGCGCCAGGGCACGACGACGTTCGAGACGAAGTCGGGCTACGGGCTGACCACCGACGACGAGGAGAGGGCGCTGCGCATCGCGGCGCGGCACACCGACGAGGTCACCTACCTCGGCGCGCACATCGTGTCGCCGGACTACGCGGACGACCCGGCCGCCTACGTCGCGCTCGTCACCGGCGAGATGCTGGACGCCTGCGCCCCGCACGCGCGCTGGGTCGACGTCTTCTGCGAGAAGGGCGCCTTCGACGGCGACCAGGCCCGCGCGATCCTCACGGCCGGCAAGGCCCGCGGTCTGCACCCCCGCGTCCACGCGAACCAGCTCGGCCATGGGCCCGGGGTCCAGCTCGCGGTCGAACTCGACGCGGCGAGCGCCGACCACTGCACGCACCTCACGGACGCGGACGTCGACGCCCTCGCCAACAGCGGGACGGTCGCCACGCTGCTGCCCGGCGCCGAGTTCTCCACGCGCGCGGAGTGGCCCGACGCCCGCCGCCTCCTGGACGCGGGAGCGACCGTGGCGCTGTCCACGGACTGCAACCCGGGCTCGTCCTTCACGTCCTCGGTGCCGTTCTGCATCGCCCTGGCCGTACGGGACATGGGGATGACGCCGGACGAGGCGATCTGGTCCGCGACGGCGGGTGGCGCGCGGGCGCTGCGCCGCGACGACGTCGGCCGCGTGGCGCCGGGCGCGTACGCGGACCTGGCCCTGCTCGACGCGCCGAGCCATGTGCACCTGGCCTACCGGCCGGGCGTGCCGCTGGTGTCGGCGGTCTGGCGGCGCGGAGTGCGCGCCGCCTGA
- a CDS encoding RNA polymerase sigma factor SigF translates to MSPRLDESRTDQASTSTPPPEHEAFDNLAGLPEIPPFDEVAPQDARALSKTLFERLESLEEGTHEYSYVRNTLVELNLALVKFAASRFRSRSEPMEDIIQVGTIGLIKAIDRFELSRGVEFPTFAMPTIVGEIKRFFRDTSWSVRVPRRLQELRLDLAKAGDELAQQFDRAPTVGELAERLGITNDEVVEGMAASNAYTASSLDAQPEEDDSEGALADRIGYEDHGLEGIEYVESLKPLIAELPSRDRKILSLRFVANMTQSEIGEELGISQMHVSRLLSRTLVRLRKGLTLEE, encoded by the coding sequence ATGTCACCCCGGCTCGACGAATCGCGTACTGACCAGGCGTCGACGTCGACACCCCCACCGGAACACGAGGCCTTCGACAACCTGGCCGGCCTGCCGGAGATCCCGCCTTTCGACGAGGTGGCCCCCCAGGACGCACGGGCCCTGTCCAAAACGCTCTTCGAGCGGCTGGAGTCCCTCGAAGAGGGCACCCACGAGTATTCGTATGTCCGCAACACGCTGGTTGAACTCAATCTCGCCCTGGTGAAGTTCGCGGCGTCCCGGTTCCGCTCCCGCAGCGAGCCGATGGAGGACATCATCCAGGTCGGCACGATCGGCCTGATCAAGGCGATCGACCGCTTCGAGCTGAGCCGTGGCGTCGAGTTCCCCACGTTCGCGATGCCGACCATCGTCGGCGAGATCAAGCGCTTCTTCCGTGACACGTCCTGGTCGGTCCGCGTTCCGCGGCGGCTCCAGGAGCTTCGTCTCGACCTTGCCAAGGCGGGCGACGAACTCGCCCAGCAGTTCGACCGCGCACCGACGGTGGGCGAGCTCGCCGAGCGCCTGGGCATCACGAACGACGAGGTCGTCGAGGGCATGGCCGCCTCCAACGCCTATACGGCCAGCTCCCTGGACGCACAGCCCGAGGAGGACGACTCCGAGGGCGCGCTCGCGGACCGCATCGGGTACGAGGACCACGGGCTCGAGGGCATCGAGTACGTCGAGTCCCTGAAGCCCCTGATCGCCGAACTCCCGTCCCGGGACCGGAAGATCCTCTCCCTGCGCTTCGTCGCCAACATGACGCAGTCGGAGATCGGTGAGGAGCTGGGCATCTCGCAGATGCACGTGTCCCGGCTGCTGTCGCGCACGCTGGTGCGCCTGCGCAAGGGCCTCACGCTCGAGGAATAG